In Notolabrus celidotus isolate fNotCel1 chromosome 10, fNotCel1.pri, whole genome shotgun sequence, one DNA window encodes the following:
- the tbc1d4 gene encoding TBC1 domain family member 4 isoform X4, with protein sequence MESQDERESSPPKSDRRFSLTYIGGSLLDRRTTLPMLPWLVAEIRRRGERGDCGPVVQPREVQLVLNPPFVRCVPSSSNNSSVFIFEHKAQLISRFIHNSNDLTYFAYLLRGQPDNPESEMSCHVFKACDPSQVPEVISRIRQVSKSALKQEAKPKQEADDAFYNSQKYEVLYCGKVTVVHKKAPSTLVDDCIDKFRQHEVERKRLRLLNGQRGSTENAPVEFLIGGDGDPLSSALNECKEGLEVPGVEDMTGGVGIGLTSNSSQSSLRGAFPECILEDSGFEEPQEFRTRCSSLAGNVQRKPGEGIILGPTRRRHSSAPNHVQPSDADKNRTMLFQVGRFEVNLISPDSKTVVLEKNFKDISSCCQGIKQSDHFGFICRDQSESGPSQYVCYIFQCASESLVDEVMLTLKQAFSTAAALQSNKTPIQLCEACPMHDLHKLCERIDGLYPPRAKLAIQKYLSQLTDNEQAEIFERVQRLKPGSDQEENELVILHLRQLCESKQKTHLHIGEAPQNAANSSSAGDSAATSSRFKLDILKNKARTSLTSSLENIFARGASRMRGRLGSMGSMSSFERQDEESPGHSPPGSPPSFHEDDPEGGLQFRRRAHTFSHPPVKKRISFEGQPTNPSKPLRRQQSVNAELLQSSNGEGRKRTLSGCSSDSVGGGLPPPTPRRVSWRQKIFLRVASPMHKPSASMEHADHSDSRELLPLSPRAFDSTLDPLGRHLPPKGTSLTGERPKRTSADYRALWKTAIHQQILLLRMEKENQRLEEASRDELHIRKMKLDYQEVGQCSKDTQASWERKLSAPGRTTVPQDKEEMYRALCQGVPKSRRGEVWLLLSHQHRLRHRLPQRQQAPETPYYDLLKQLTAQQHSILVDLGRTFPTHQYFSAQLGAGQLSLYNLLKAYSLLDTEVGYCQGISFVAGVLLLHMNEEQAFDMLKFLMYDLGIRQQFRPDMVSLQIQMYQLSRLLHDYHRELYNHFEEHEICPSLYAAPWFLTLFASQFPLGFVSRIFDLIFVQGTGVIFKVALCLLSRHEKELVECDSFESIVDYLKTTLPTFTPEQMEQTIAKVMEMDISKQLHTYEVEYHVLQDEMLDSGPLTDESDRLDKVEKTNSHLKKQNMELLEKLQAARQKIQTLETSVESFLSRESKMKHMIRTLEQERAAYQKTIERMRSCVPPDALTDVEMTQIKTGPNGKAKTAAKKP encoded by the exons CCAGAGAGGTCCAGCTGGTTCTCAACCCCCCTTTCGTGCGGTGTGTTCCTTCCAGCAGCAACAACTCCTCAGTGTTTATATTCGAGCACAAAGCGCAGTTGATCTCTCGCTTCATTCACAACAGCAATGACCTCACATACTTCGCCTATCTGCTGCGGGGACAGCCGGACAACCCCGAGTCCGAGATGTCCTGTCATGTCTTCAAAGCCTGCGACCCCAGCCAG GTCCCCGAGGTGATCAGCAGGATTCGCCAAGTGTCCAAATCTGCCCTAAAGCAAGAAGCCAAGCCCAAACAGGAAGCTGATGATGCCTTCTATAACTCCCAGAAGTATGAAGTGCTTTACTGTGGCAAg GTTACAGTTGTGCACAAAAAGGCTCCATCCACCCTTGTCGATGACTGCATCGACAAGTTTCGTCAGCATGAGGTCGAGCGAAAGCGCCTACGACTGCTCAACGGTCAGAGAGGGTCCACAGAAAATGCCCCTGTGGAGTTCCTCATTGGGGGAGATGGAGACCCTCTGTCATCTGCACTGAATGAATGTAAAGAAGGCCTTGAAGTGCCAGGAGTGGAGGATATGACTGGAGGTGTAG GTATTGGTCTGACCAGCAATTCCAGTCAGAGCAGTCTACGTGGAGCATTCCCTGAGTGCATCCTAGAGGATTCAGGATTTGAGGAGCCTCAGGAGTTTCGTACCCGCTGCAGCAGCCTGGCAGGGAATGTGCAGAGAAAGCCAGGAGAAGGCATCATTTTGGGTCCTACACGCCGTAGACACTCCAGTGCACCTAACCACGTCCAGCCATCTGATGCAGACAAGAACCGCACCATGCTCTTCCAG GTCGGGCGTTTTGAAGTAAACCTCATAAGTCCAGACAGTAAAACAGTGGTGCTGGAGAAGAACTTCAAAgatatctcatcctgctgtcag GGTATTAAGCAGTCTGACCATTTTGGATTTATCTGCAGGGACCAGTCAGAGTCTGGTCCCAGTCAGTATGTGTGCTACATTTTCCAGTGTGCCAGTGAGTCCCTG GTGGATGAGGTGATGTTGACCCTGAAGCAGGCcttctccacagcagcagccttACAGAGCAACAAAACCCCAATCCAGCTATGTGAGGCCTGCCCCATGCATGACCTGCACAAGCTCTGTGAGAGGATTGACG GTCTCTACCCACCAAGAGCAAAGCTGGCAATCCAAAAATATCTCTCCCAGCTGACTGACAATGAGCAGGCGGAGATTTTTGAGCGAGTTCAG AGATTAAAGCCTGGATCAGACCAGGAGGAGAATGAGCTGGTGATTCTCCATCTGAGACAGCTCTGTGAGTCCAAACAAAAGACACACCTCCACATCGGAGAGGCCCCTCAG AATGCTGCCAACAGCTCATCAGCAGGTGACAGCGCCGCCACCAGCAGCCGCTTCAAACTTGATATTCTGAAGAACAAAGCCCGCACGTCTCTCACCAGCTCCCTGGAGAACATCTTTGCTCGG GGTGCCAGCAGAATGCGGGGCCGTTTGGGAAGCATGGGAAGCATGAGCAGCTTTGAAAGG CAGGATGAGGAATCTCCTGGCCACTCCCCTCCAggttctcctccttctttccaCGAAGACGACCCTGAAGGCGGTCTGCAGTTCCGTCGACGTGCCCACACCTTCAGCCATCCACCTGTGAAGAAACGCATTTCTTTCGAGGGCCAGCCGACCAACCCGAGCAAACCGCTGCGCAGACAACAGTCAGTGAATGCAGAACTGCTGCAGAGCAG CAATGGAGAAGGCAGAAAAAGGACGCTGTCTGGCTGCAGCAGCGACTCAGTAGGTGGAGGTCTCCCTCCTCCGACCCCACGCAGGGTCTCCTGGAGACAGAAGATCTTCCTGAGGGTCGCTTCGCCCATGCACAAGCCATCTGCCTCCATGGAGCACGCAG ACCACTCTGACAGCAGGGAGCTGTTGCCCCTCTCCCCTCGTGCCTTCGATTCGACTCTAGACCCCTTGGGGCGACATCTGCCTCCAAAAGGAACCAGCCTTACCGGAGAGAGGCCTAAGAGGACGAGTGCTGACTACCGGGCCCTCTGGAAGACCGCCATCCACCAGCAGATCCTCCTGCTGCGTATGGAGAAGGAGAACCAGAGGCTGGAGG AAG CGAGCAGGGATGAGCTTCACATCCGCAAGATGAAGCTGGACTACCAGGAAGTGGGCCAGTGCTCCAAAGACACTCAGGCATCGTGGGAGAGAAAACTGAGCGCCCCAGGCAGAACGACGGTCCCACAAGACAAGGAGGAGATGTATCGAGCTCTCTGCCAAG GTGTTCCCAAGAGCAGGCGAGGGGAGGTCTGGTTACTCCTTTCCCATCAGCACAGGCTGCGACACAGACTCCCTCAGCGCCAGCAGGCCCCCGAAACCCCCTACTATGACCTGCTGAAGCAGCTCACTGCTCAGCAACACTCTATCCTGGTGGATCTAG GCCGGACCTTTCCCACCCACCAGTACTTCTCGGCCCAGCTGGGTGCAGGGCAGCTCTCCCTCTACAACCTCCTGAAAGCCTACTCTCTGCTGGATACAGAG GTTGGCTACTGTCAGGGTATCAGCTTTGTGGCTGGAGTATTGCTGCTCCACATGAATGAGGAACAAGCCTTTGACATGTTGAAGTTTCTCATGTATGATCTGGGCATCAGGCAGCAGTTCAGACCGGACATGGTTTCTCTGCAG ATTCAGATGTACCAGCTCTCCAGACTGTTACACGACTACCACCGCGAGTTGTACAATCACTTTGAGGAGCACGAGATCTGCCCCAGCCTCTACGCAGCGCCGTGGTTCCTCACTCTCTTCGCCTCACAGTTCCCCCTCGGCTTTGTGTCCCGCATCTTTG atttgATATTTGTCCAAGGCACCGGTGTGATCTTTAAAGTGGCCCTCTGTTTGCTGAGCAGACATGAGAAGGAGCTAGTGGAGTGCGACAGCTTCGAGAGCATTGTGGACTATCTGAAAACTACCCTTCCCACCTTCACTCCCGAACAGATGGAGCAGACCATTGCAAAG GTCATGGAGATGGACATATCCAAGCAGCTGCATACATACGAAGTAGAGTACCATGTTCTGCAAGATGAGATGTTAGACTCAGGACCGCTGACGGATGAGTCGGACCGGCTCGACAAAGTAGAAAAGACAAATTCCCATTTGAAGAAACAGAACATGGAACTGCTGGAGAAACTTCAG GCTGCGCGACAGAAGATCCAGACGCTGGAGACGAGCGTGGAGAGCTTCCTTTCTCGGGAgagcaaaatgaaacacatgATCCGCACTCTGGAGCAAGAGAGGGCAGCGTACCAGAAGACCATCGAACGCATGCGCTCATGCGTTCCCCCCGACGCCCTGACAGATGTGGAGATGACCCAGATCAAAACAGGACCCAATGGGAAAGCCAAAACTGCAGCCAAGAAGCCCTGA
- the tbc1d4 gene encoding TBC1 domain family member 4 isoform X5, protein MESQDERESSPPKSDRRFSLTYIGGSLLDRRTTLPMLPWLVAEIRRRGERGDCGPVVQPREVQLVLNPPFVRCVPSSSNNSSVFIFEHKAQLISRFIHNSNDLTYFAYLLRGQPDNPESEMSCHVFKACDPSQVPEVISRIRQVSKSALKQEAKPKQEADDAFYNSQKYEVLYCGKVTVVHKKAPSTLVDDCIDKFRQHEVERKRLRLLNGQRGSTENAPVEFLIGGDGDPLSSALNECKEGLEVPGVEDMTGGVGIGLTSNSSQSSLRGAFPECILEDSGFEEPQEFRTRCSSLAGNVQRKPGEGIILGPTRRRHSSAPNHVQPSDADKNRTMLFQVGRFEVNLISPDSKTVVLEKNFKDISSCCQGIKQSDHFGFICRDQSESGPSQYVCYIFQCASESLVDEVMLTLKQAFSTAAALQSNKTPIQLCEACPMHDLHKLCERIDGLYPPRAKLAIQKYLSQLTDNEQAEIFERVQRLKPGSDQEENELVILHLRQLCESKQKTHLHIGEAPQNAANSSSAGDSAATSSRFKLDILKNKARTSLTSSLENIFARGASRMRGRLGSMGSMSSFERQDEESPGHSPPGSPPSFHEDDPEGGLQFRRRAHTFSHPPVKKRISFEGQPTNPSKPLRRQQSVNAELLQSSNGEGRKRTLSGCSSDSVGGGLPPPTPRRVSWRQKIFLRVASPMHKPSASMEHADHSDSRELLPLSPRAFDSTLDPLGRHLPPKGTSLTGERPKRTSADYRALWKTAIHQQILLLRMEKENQRLEASRDELHIRKMKLDYQEVGQCSKDTQASWERKLSAPGRTTVPQDKEEMYRALCQGVPKSRRGEVWLLLSHQHRLRHRLPQRQQAPETPYYDLLKQLTAQQHSILVDLGRTFPTHQYFSAQLGAGQLSLYNLLKAYSLLDTEVGYCQGISFVAGVLLLHMNEEQAFDMLKFLMYDLGIRQQFRPDMVSLQIQMYQLSRLLHDYHRELYNHFEEHEICPSLYAAPWFLTLFASQFPLGFVSRIFDLIFVQGTGVIFKVALCLLSRHEKELVECDSFESIVDYLKTTLPTFTPEQMEQTIAKVMEMDISKQLHTYEVEYHVLQDEMLDSGPLTDESDRLDKVEKTNSHLKKQNMELLEKLQAARQKIQTLETSVESFLSRESKMKHMIRTLEQERAAYQKTIERMRSCVPPDALTDVEMTQIKTGPNGKAKTAAKKP, encoded by the exons CCAGAGAGGTCCAGCTGGTTCTCAACCCCCCTTTCGTGCGGTGTGTTCCTTCCAGCAGCAACAACTCCTCAGTGTTTATATTCGAGCACAAAGCGCAGTTGATCTCTCGCTTCATTCACAACAGCAATGACCTCACATACTTCGCCTATCTGCTGCGGGGACAGCCGGACAACCCCGAGTCCGAGATGTCCTGTCATGTCTTCAAAGCCTGCGACCCCAGCCAG GTCCCCGAGGTGATCAGCAGGATTCGCCAAGTGTCCAAATCTGCCCTAAAGCAAGAAGCCAAGCCCAAACAGGAAGCTGATGATGCCTTCTATAACTCCCAGAAGTATGAAGTGCTTTACTGTGGCAAg GTTACAGTTGTGCACAAAAAGGCTCCATCCACCCTTGTCGATGACTGCATCGACAAGTTTCGTCAGCATGAGGTCGAGCGAAAGCGCCTACGACTGCTCAACGGTCAGAGAGGGTCCACAGAAAATGCCCCTGTGGAGTTCCTCATTGGGGGAGATGGAGACCCTCTGTCATCTGCACTGAATGAATGTAAAGAAGGCCTTGAAGTGCCAGGAGTGGAGGATATGACTGGAGGTGTAG GTATTGGTCTGACCAGCAATTCCAGTCAGAGCAGTCTACGTGGAGCATTCCCTGAGTGCATCCTAGAGGATTCAGGATTTGAGGAGCCTCAGGAGTTTCGTACCCGCTGCAGCAGCCTGGCAGGGAATGTGCAGAGAAAGCCAGGAGAAGGCATCATTTTGGGTCCTACACGCCGTAGACACTCCAGTGCACCTAACCACGTCCAGCCATCTGATGCAGACAAGAACCGCACCATGCTCTTCCAG GTCGGGCGTTTTGAAGTAAACCTCATAAGTCCAGACAGTAAAACAGTGGTGCTGGAGAAGAACTTCAAAgatatctcatcctgctgtcag GGTATTAAGCAGTCTGACCATTTTGGATTTATCTGCAGGGACCAGTCAGAGTCTGGTCCCAGTCAGTATGTGTGCTACATTTTCCAGTGTGCCAGTGAGTCCCTG GTGGATGAGGTGATGTTGACCCTGAAGCAGGCcttctccacagcagcagccttACAGAGCAACAAAACCCCAATCCAGCTATGTGAGGCCTGCCCCATGCATGACCTGCACAAGCTCTGTGAGAGGATTGACG GTCTCTACCCACCAAGAGCAAAGCTGGCAATCCAAAAATATCTCTCCCAGCTGACTGACAATGAGCAGGCGGAGATTTTTGAGCGAGTTCAG AGATTAAAGCCTGGATCAGACCAGGAGGAGAATGAGCTGGTGATTCTCCATCTGAGACAGCTCTGTGAGTCCAAACAAAAGACACACCTCCACATCGGAGAGGCCCCTCAG AATGCTGCCAACAGCTCATCAGCAGGTGACAGCGCCGCCACCAGCAGCCGCTTCAAACTTGATATTCTGAAGAACAAAGCCCGCACGTCTCTCACCAGCTCCCTGGAGAACATCTTTGCTCGG GGTGCCAGCAGAATGCGGGGCCGTTTGGGAAGCATGGGAAGCATGAGCAGCTTTGAAAGG CAGGATGAGGAATCTCCTGGCCACTCCCCTCCAggttctcctccttctttccaCGAAGACGACCCTGAAGGCGGTCTGCAGTTCCGTCGACGTGCCCACACCTTCAGCCATCCACCTGTGAAGAAACGCATTTCTTTCGAGGGCCAGCCGACCAACCCGAGCAAACCGCTGCGCAGACAACAGTCAGTGAATGCAGAACTGCTGCAGAGCAG CAATGGAGAAGGCAGAAAAAGGACGCTGTCTGGCTGCAGCAGCGACTCAGTAGGTGGAGGTCTCCCTCCTCCGACCCCACGCAGGGTCTCCTGGAGACAGAAGATCTTCCTGAGGGTCGCTTCGCCCATGCACAAGCCATCTGCCTCCATGGAGCACGCAG ACCACTCTGACAGCAGGGAGCTGTTGCCCCTCTCCCCTCGTGCCTTCGATTCGACTCTAGACCCCTTGGGGCGACATCTGCCTCCAAAAGGAACCAGCCTTACCGGAGAGAGGCCTAAGAGGACGAGTGCTGACTACCGGGCCCTCTGGAAGACCGCCATCCACCAGCAGATCCTCCTGCTGCGTATGGAGAAGGAGAACCAGAGGCTGGAGG CGAGCAGGGATGAGCTTCACATCCGCAAGATGAAGCTGGACTACCAGGAAGTGGGCCAGTGCTCCAAAGACACTCAGGCATCGTGGGAGAGAAAACTGAGCGCCCCAGGCAGAACGACGGTCCCACAAGACAAGGAGGAGATGTATCGAGCTCTCTGCCAAG GTGTTCCCAAGAGCAGGCGAGGGGAGGTCTGGTTACTCCTTTCCCATCAGCACAGGCTGCGACACAGACTCCCTCAGCGCCAGCAGGCCCCCGAAACCCCCTACTATGACCTGCTGAAGCAGCTCACTGCTCAGCAACACTCTATCCTGGTGGATCTAG GCCGGACCTTTCCCACCCACCAGTACTTCTCGGCCCAGCTGGGTGCAGGGCAGCTCTCCCTCTACAACCTCCTGAAAGCCTACTCTCTGCTGGATACAGAG GTTGGCTACTGTCAGGGTATCAGCTTTGTGGCTGGAGTATTGCTGCTCCACATGAATGAGGAACAAGCCTTTGACATGTTGAAGTTTCTCATGTATGATCTGGGCATCAGGCAGCAGTTCAGACCGGACATGGTTTCTCTGCAG ATTCAGATGTACCAGCTCTCCAGACTGTTACACGACTACCACCGCGAGTTGTACAATCACTTTGAGGAGCACGAGATCTGCCCCAGCCTCTACGCAGCGCCGTGGTTCCTCACTCTCTTCGCCTCACAGTTCCCCCTCGGCTTTGTGTCCCGCATCTTTG atttgATATTTGTCCAAGGCACCGGTGTGATCTTTAAAGTGGCCCTCTGTTTGCTGAGCAGACATGAGAAGGAGCTAGTGGAGTGCGACAGCTTCGAGAGCATTGTGGACTATCTGAAAACTACCCTTCCCACCTTCACTCCCGAACAGATGGAGCAGACCATTGCAAAG GTCATGGAGATGGACATATCCAAGCAGCTGCATACATACGAAGTAGAGTACCATGTTCTGCAAGATGAGATGTTAGACTCAGGACCGCTGACGGATGAGTCGGACCGGCTCGACAAAGTAGAAAAGACAAATTCCCATTTGAAGAAACAGAACATGGAACTGCTGGAGAAACTTCAG GCTGCGCGACAGAAGATCCAGACGCTGGAGACGAGCGTGGAGAGCTTCCTTTCTCGGGAgagcaaaatgaaacacatgATCCGCACTCTGGAGCAAGAGAGGGCAGCGTACCAGAAGACCATCGAACGCATGCGCTCATGCGTTCCCCCCGACGCCCTGACAGATGTGGAGATGACCCAGATCAAAACAGGACCCAATGGGAAAGCCAAAACTGCAGCCAAGAAGCCCTGA